In Pseudofrankia saprophytica, one genomic interval encodes:
- a CDS encoding ATP-binding protein: MTAEMLRAPAEVKYADELDWLESVDDGPKPFSWRLSPRMVRLFVLGSQRSDRLDRGVDQKWFGEASLVERAIVTLASDRGLLLIGDPGTGKSWLAELLAAAISRDSTLVVQGTAGTTEDHIKYSWNVSMVIAQGQSRKSMIPSPIMTAMERGMIGRFEELTRSTSDVQDALISILSEKYVSIPELDSDNTVFAQPGFSIIATANSRDRGVNDLSSALKRRFNFVRIPVVTNKRSEADIVRFRTTELLRRHQIELDVPPTLLDILLQSFADLRAAAASATSDDEKLESALSTAEQIGVLEDAILHSQFFGERVLGAGALASSLVGSLARRSPEDLAILNKYWHGVVEPRSKKDGGLWPDFLEGGRQAIATLS, from the coding sequence ATGACCGCCGAGATGCTGCGTGCCCCCGCCGAGGTCAAGTACGCCGACGAGCTGGACTGGCTGGAGTCCGTCGACGACGGGCCCAAGCCCTTCTCGTGGCGCCTGAGCCCGCGGATGGTCCGCCTGTTCGTCCTCGGCTCCCAGCGTTCCGACCGCCTGGACCGCGGCGTCGACCAGAAGTGGTTCGGCGAGGCGAGCCTGGTCGAGCGCGCCATCGTGACGCTCGCGTCCGACCGTGGCCTGCTGCTGATCGGGGACCCGGGGACCGGCAAGAGCTGGCTCGCCGAGCTGCTCGCGGCGGCGATCAGCCGTGACTCGACGCTGGTCGTCCAGGGCACCGCCGGCACCACCGAGGACCACATCAAGTACTCGTGGAACGTCTCGATGGTGATCGCGCAGGGGCAGTCCAGGAAGTCGATGATCCCCTCGCCGATCATGACCGCCATGGAACGCGGCATGATCGGCCGGTTCGAGGAGCTCACGCGGTCGACCAGCGACGTCCAGGACGCGCTGATCTCGATCCTGTCGGAGAAGTACGTCTCGATTCCCGAGCTCGACAGCGACAACACCGTGTTCGCCCAGCCGGGATTCTCGATCATCGCGACAGCGAACAGCCGTGACCGGGGTGTCAACGACCTCTCCTCGGCGCTCAAGCGCCGGTTCAACTTCGTCCGGATCCCGGTGGTGACGAACAAGCGCAGCGAGGCAGACATCGTCCGGTTCCGCACCACGGAGCTGCTGCGCCGCCACCAGATCGAGCTGGACGTCCCGCCGACGCTGCTCGACATCCTGCTGCAGAGCTTCGCCGACCTGCGGGCCGCCGCGGCCTCGGCGACCAGCGATGACGAGAAGCTCGAATCGGCCCTCTCCACCGCCGAGCAGATCGGCGTGCTCGAGGACGCGATCCTGCACAGCCAGTTCTTCGGGGAGCGGGTGCTGGGCGCGGGCGCCCTCGCGAGCTCGCTGGTCGGCTCGCTCGCCCGCCGCAGCCCCGAGGATCTCGCCATCCTCAACAAGTACTGGCACGGTGTCGTCGAGCCGCGCAGCAAGAAGGACGGCGGGCTGTGGCCGGACTTCCTCGAAGGCGGCCGTCAGGCGATCGCGACCCTGTCGTGA
- a CDS encoding VWA domain-containing protein → MDLDVAALENRRQVLYWRLLARIFAPDEQPALESASVAVVEDLGLPPALLDPAVSIDTIVQRFPALADQIPGLLERRGTTGDEPASPGHEAADVPGAPVGEAEVRSAALMSKLLLNVFATGSGGVTAGRLAGWQSDAGWLRQALGGPGTGDGDATAGLGGVLGDIEADLVRRMHLREVLANNALASQLTPSMSLIEQLLRDKSNLSGVALANAKSLIRRFVDEVAEVLRTQVEKASVGTIDRSVPPKRVYRNLDLDRTIWRNLTNWNPDDQRLYVDRLYYRQTARRTTPARMIVVVDQSGSMVDSMVNCTILASIFAGLPKVDVHLIAYDTRALDLTPWVHDPFEVLLRTSLGGGNDGPVAMAMARPKIVDPRNTAMVWISDFYEFDRSQPLFDAIESVHRSGVRFIPVGSVNSSGRQSVNPWFRDRFKDLGTPVISGHVRKLVFELKSFLA, encoded by the coding sequence ATGGACCTCGACGTCGCGGCGCTCGAGAACCGTCGCCAGGTCCTGTACTGGCGGCTGCTGGCCCGGATCTTCGCGCCGGACGAGCAGCCCGCGTTGGAGTCGGCGAGCGTCGCCGTCGTCGAGGATCTCGGCCTGCCGCCTGCGCTGCTCGACCCGGCCGTGTCCATCGACACCATCGTGCAGCGCTTCCCGGCGCTGGCCGATCAGATCCCGGGCCTGCTCGAACGGCGGGGCACGACCGGCGACGAGCCCGCGTCACCCGGGCACGAGGCCGCCGACGTGCCCGGCGCTCCCGTCGGTGAGGCGGAGGTGCGCAGCGCGGCGTTGATGTCGAAACTGCTTCTCAACGTGTTCGCGACCGGGTCGGGCGGCGTCACGGCCGGTCGGCTCGCCGGCTGGCAGAGCGACGCCGGCTGGCTCAGGCAGGCGCTCGGCGGGCCGGGCACCGGCGACGGCGACGCGACGGCCGGGCTGGGTGGTGTGCTCGGCGACATCGAGGCCGACCTGGTGCGCCGGATGCACCTGCGCGAGGTGCTGGCGAACAACGCCCTCGCCAGCCAGCTCACGCCGAGCATGTCCCTGATCGAGCAGTTGCTGCGGGACAAGAGCAACCTGTCGGGTGTCGCGCTGGCCAACGCGAAGTCCCTGATCCGCCGGTTCGTCGACGAGGTCGCCGAGGTGCTGCGCACCCAGGTGGAGAAGGCGAGCGTCGGGACGATCGACCGTTCGGTGCCGCCGAAGCGGGTGTACCGCAACCTGGACCTGGACCGCACGATCTGGCGGAACCTGACCAACTGGAATCCCGACGACCAGCGCCTCTACGTCGACCGGCTGTACTACCGGCAGACGGCCCGGCGGACGACGCCGGCGCGGATGATCGTCGTGGTCGATCAGTCCGGGTCGATGGTCGACTCGATGGTGAACTGCACCATCCTGGCGTCGATCTTCGCGGGCCTGCCCAAGGTGGACGTCCACCTGATCGCGTACGACACCCGGGCGCTCGACCTCACACCCTGGGTGCACGACCCGTTCGAGGTCCTGCTGCGTACCAGCCTCGGTGGCGGCAACGACGGCCCGGTCGCGATGGCCATGGCCCGCCCCAAGATCGTCGATCCGCGGAACACGGCCATGGTGTGGATCTCGGACTTCTACGAGTTCGACCGGTCCCAGCCGCTGTTCGACGCCATCGAATCGGTCCACCGGTCCGGTGTGCGGTTCATCCCGGTCGGATCGGTGAACAGTTCCGGCCGCCAGAGCGTGAACCCCTGGTTCCGTGACCGGTTCAAGGACCTGGGCACGCCCGTGATCTCGGGCCACGTCCGCAAGCTCGTCTTCGAGCTGAAGAGCTTCCTCGCCTGA